A single genomic interval of Leptospirales bacterium harbors:
- a CDS encoding threonylcarbamoyl-AMP synthase, whose product MSLELSVAEAAAVLRRGQLALIPTETVYGLAANALDAQAVASIFEAKGRPHFNPIICHVSGLDALHRYARVDALSAALADQFWPGPLSLVLEQRGAIPPIVSGGGGPVAFRAPDHPQALALLHACDFPLAAPSANLSGRRSPTTAAMACAQLSFAVAGFLEGGPCRVGLESTVLQSTPEGLLLLREGGLTREELQAAGFEVVTEVRESGAPRSPGQLLQHYAPDAPLLWLEGWTKLNAKQREDFWRLTIAKLGHAPGRIVLLSPLPPEAQWLQSMPPHRLAVLAPSGNLREAAAALFSAFEEWASEADLLVALPAPEAGLGRAINDRLRRAASARLHPDSN is encoded by the coding sequence GTGAGCCTCGAGCTGAGCGTTGCCGAAGCTGCCGCCGTTTTACGACGCGGACAGCTGGCCTTGATTCCCACCGAAACAGTCTACGGCCTGGCGGCCAACGCCCTGGATGCACAGGCCGTTGCTTCGATTTTCGAAGCCAAGGGCCGTCCACATTTTAACCCGATCATCTGTCATGTCAGCGGGCTCGATGCCTTGCACCGCTATGCCCGGGTGGATGCGCTGAGCGCCGCCCTGGCTGATCAGTTCTGGCCAGGGCCGCTGAGTCTGGTGCTGGAACAACGCGGCGCCATTCCGCCCATTGTCAGCGGCGGAGGCGGCCCGGTCGCTTTTCGCGCCCCCGATCATCCGCAGGCGCTTGCCCTGCTGCACGCCTGCGACTTCCCGCTGGCCGCCCCGTCGGCCAATCTATCCGGGCGACGCAGTCCGACCACCGCGGCCATGGCCTGCGCTCAGCTATCTTTTGCCGTCGCGGGCTTCCTGGAAGGCGGCCCCTGTCGCGTCGGGCTGGAATCGACCGTGCTCCAATCGACGCCAGAGGGGCTGCTGCTGCTGCGCGAAGGCGGGCTCACACGCGAGGAGCTGCAGGCCGCAGGATTTGAAGTCGTTACGGAAGTTCGGGAGAGCGGAGCGCCGCGCTCGCCTGGACAACTGCTGCAGCACTACGCGCCCGACGCGCCGCTGCTCTGGCTGGAAGGCTGGACCAAACTCAACGCGAAGCAGCGCGAGGATTTCTGGCGCCTGACCATTGCAAAGCTGGGCCACGCGCCCGGACGGATTGTACTGCTTTCGCCGCTCCCGCCGGAAGCACAGTGGCTGCAATCGATGCCGCCACATCGCCTGGCCGTGCTTGCTCCTTCTGGCAACCTGCGCGAGGCGGCGGCGGCCTTGTTTTCTGCTTTCGAAGAATGGGCCAGCGAAGCCGACCTGCTTGTGGCCCTGCCCGCTCCCGAGGCTGGACTGGGCCGGGCGATCAATGACCGACTGCGCCGCGCCGCCTCCGCTCGACTGCATCCCGATTCGAATTGA
- a CDS encoding AAA family ATPase: MALSSDVRNLIAFAPQRIVQAIAANEMAMRRVQATRGAILFVDIEGFTPLTVAYSALGSAGAEGLHALLGRYYTVLIDCLEEWGGVVYQFAGDSILAELAMQPGEDDALCTNRAAAAALDIQARLRSLPASTVAGQEFAMRAKAGLGYGAYQRLLLGDASSWLCPLLSGDAVRFATDAEKGCAGGEVVAHHSLAALLNVLPGDERIARDALRLRAARLPAAPRPGRSAPPSAANAGRMQRALQRFVPQAVLERILSAHIGFRAEYREAVCLQVHFSRIDYDSGRKEEFSKLNELFLHCLRAAEIHGGALLGLDLSDKGGILLTAFGAPQALERKEERASRMALQLAQSDIGQHFELRCAAASGQLFCGEFGSLTRKTYTLLGEPINLATRLATDLQVAGAAISESVKLRLNNTFNLLTIEGRQLKGIAGAVQYYRLLQESHRPIAASAERSIIGREQEMAALRDAMNSAAQGRGCTATLEGEAGVGKSRLLAAAADELARLGFTIQGAVCLPYERYTPYFVWRDLLRRTLQLPAEAREAVAELSRQLSLCKAGADWAPALARMLGYACEEPTFAGELSAQERSLQLAQIVLERLQQLSAKQPLALILEDAHWIDEASMGLLHFLLPRLGQSPILSLLTLRPDDSMREALRSTVGPGWIELRPLDGEMARQLLRQRMRLASPDARLEDLVLQAAGGNPFFIETLVDHLIDQGDLVESGVGRRLATDLRTLKIPHSLRDAVLARIDALNEDTRVTLKTASVIGRSFPYDTLVRLLPDSLNEQRRLQSLQVLEATDLAHLHSSSPRAYIFKHIVIRDVAYETTLLSTRQFLHQQLANWLEQQAGEASLEYAETLAYHFDQAGVADKALQFSLEAASHAISSYANREALHHFQRSLELLEKGATAPSPDVFIVAQRGKAIVLQRLGRIEESIMLYRQQLAAASDRAERATLHFLIGAALHEIERRKDAIREMESGLALLGRRPPRTRAGVLAALLAGFAQRLLRRLLPWFKRPVEGARSRLYRQRIQALETISKLYFLYDLERYAWSTLQHYNLAERVGDAAELSVATAAYGLLLNGLGQSSAALHRIERSLRLAEQSNDLHALALTHSLAGARCLFDSDPEPGLQHFRRSIELYQRAGGVWEHLTAIGSLGQIQFLLARFAEAAESYNRAGDLADAANSPVHRAWRHCKTPYCEYLLGRRNGASAFQELEIAAALNRNTGDMMNHLITLGHMAGVAVREKWAEDCAQLARQILETNELYRVELPWVKVALCDAVDAAVFAMLALPAQADQMLRLARRASKLSMKLAKKYAYLRGPALRSRAALLQALGKPQAAEQIYRQALASLESSAFPYELALTLAEAGDFFEDAALQTRAQDLLAQLGLRGENERWERRRHAPAA, encoded by the coding sequence ATGGCCTTATCCAGCGATGTGCGCAATCTCATCGCCTTTGCGCCACAGCGAATTGTCCAGGCGATTGCAGCCAATGAAATGGCCATGCGTCGGGTACAAGCGACGCGCGGCGCTATTCTCTTTGTAGACATAGAAGGTTTTACGCCGCTTACGGTCGCCTACAGCGCACTGGGTTCGGCGGGCGCCGAAGGTCTTCACGCCCTGCTCGGCCGCTACTATACGGTGCTGATCGATTGCCTCGAGGAATGGGGCGGCGTCGTCTACCAGTTCGCCGGAGACTCCATTCTGGCGGAGCTGGCAATGCAGCCAGGCGAAGACGACGCGCTTTGCACCAATCGCGCCGCAGCTGCCGCACTCGATATCCAGGCGCGGCTGCGATCGCTTCCTGCTTCCACGGTGGCCGGACAGGAATTTGCGATGCGCGCCAAAGCAGGCCTTGGATATGGCGCTTACCAGCGTCTATTGCTTGGCGACGCCAGTAGCTGGCTCTGCCCCCTGCTTAGCGGCGATGCTGTTCGATTTGCCACCGATGCAGAGAAGGGTTGCGCAGGCGGCGAAGTTGTGGCGCACCACAGCCTCGCAGCATTGCTAAACGTTCTTCCGGGGGACGAAAGGATTGCCCGCGACGCTTTGCGCTTGCGAGCCGCACGATTGCCTGCCGCACCCCGGCCGGGCCGGTCCGCGCCGCCCTCAGCTGCCAATGCCGGTCGGATGCAGCGGGCTTTGCAGCGCTTTGTCCCCCAGGCGGTTCTCGAGCGTATCCTCTCGGCGCACATTGGATTTCGCGCCGAATACCGGGAAGCTGTTTGTCTGCAAGTTCATTTCTCCAGAATCGATTACGATAGCGGCAGGAAAGAGGAGTTCTCTAAACTCAACGAACTATTTCTCCATTGTTTGCGAGCGGCGGAAATACATGGCGGCGCCTTGTTAGGTCTCGACCTCAGCGACAAAGGAGGAATTCTGCTGACTGCTTTTGGGGCGCCGCAGGCCCTTGAGCGCAAAGAGGAACGCGCCAGTCGCATGGCGTTGCAGCTAGCGCAATCGGACATCGGTCAGCACTTTGAGCTGCGCTGTGCCGCCGCCTCCGGCCAGCTTTTTTGCGGGGAATTTGGTTCGCTCACACGAAAAACCTATACCCTGCTGGGCGAGCCAATCAATCTGGCAACGCGGCTGGCCACCGATCTTCAGGTTGCAGGCGCGGCCATCAGTGAATCCGTAAAGTTACGCCTTAATAATACTTTCAATTTACTTACTATCGAAGGTCGTCAGCTAAAAGGTATTGCCGGCGCCGTACAATACTACCGACTTCTGCAGGAGTCGCATCGGCCAATCGCTGCCAGCGCGGAGCGAAGTATTATTGGCCGCGAGCAGGAAATGGCCGCCCTGCGCGATGCCATGAATAGCGCCGCACAGGGACGCGGATGCACTGCGACTCTGGAAGGAGAAGCTGGGGTCGGCAAGTCCCGCCTGCTGGCGGCGGCCGCCGATGAACTTGCCAGGCTTGGATTCACGATTCAGGGCGCCGTCTGCCTGCCCTATGAGCGATACACTCCCTATTTTGTCTGGCGCGATTTACTGCGGAGAACGCTGCAATTGCCAGCGGAGGCCAGAGAGGCCGTAGCAGAGTTGAGCCGTCAACTTTCGTTGTGCAAGGCCGGCGCAGATTGGGCGCCCGCTCTAGCGCGCATGCTGGGTTATGCTTGCGAAGAACCAACTTTCGCGGGCGAACTGAGCGCGCAGGAGCGCAGTCTCCAGCTCGCCCAAATTGTTCTTGAACGTTTGCAACAACTTTCGGCCAAGCAGCCGCTAGCGTTGATTCTTGAAGATGCTCACTGGATCGATGAAGCCTCCATGGGCCTCTTGCATTTTCTTCTGCCGCGACTGGGACAATCGCCGATCCTGAGCCTGCTAACCTTGCGACCGGACGATTCGATGCGCGAGGCCTTGCGTTCAACGGTTGGCCCAGGTTGGATCGAATTGCGCCCCCTGGACGGAGAGATGGCGCGCCAGCTCTTGCGCCAACGAATGCGCCTGGCGTCGCCCGACGCACGCCTGGAAGATCTGGTATTGCAAGCGGCCGGCGGCAATCCTTTCTTCATTGAAACGCTCGTAGATCACTTGATTGACCAGGGCGACCTGGTCGAGAGCGGCGTCGGACGCCGACTGGCGACAGATCTGCGGACGCTGAAAATCCCGCACTCGCTGCGCGACGCGGTACTGGCCAGAATCGATGCGCTCAACGAAGATACGCGAGTAACATTGAAAACCGCCAGTGTGATTGGCCGCAGCTTTCCCTACGACACGTTAGTTCGATTGTTGCCCGACAGCCTCAACGAACAACGTCGCTTACAGTCATTGCAGGTTCTCGAAGCAACGGACCTGGCGCACCTGCATAGCTCCTCGCCGCGGGCCTATATTTTCAAACACATTGTGATTCGGGATGTCGCCTATGAAACTACACTGCTCAGTACGCGACAGTTCCTGCACCAGCAGCTGGCAAACTGGCTGGAACAGCAGGCGGGTGAAGCAAGCCTCGAGTATGCAGAAACTCTCGCCTATCACTTTGACCAGGCTGGCGTCGCCGACAAGGCGCTGCAGTTCAGTCTGGAGGCTGCAAGCCATGCGATATCCTCCTATGCAAATCGGGAGGCCCTGCATCATTTTCAGCGCAGTCTGGAATTGCTGGAAAAGGGTGCGACCGCACCGTCTCCCGATGTTTTCATAGTAGCGCAGCGCGGCAAGGCCATCGTTTTGCAGCGCCTGGGCCGAATTGAAGAGTCAATCATGCTCTACCGGCAGCAGTTGGCCGCCGCTTCGGACCGAGCAGAGCGTGCGACATTGCATTTCTTGATTGGGGCTGCCCTACATGAAATTGAGCGTCGCAAAGATGCAATTCGCGAAATGGAATCTGGATTGGCGCTCCTCGGCAGACGTCCGCCGCGAACTCGCGCCGGCGTTCTTGCCGCCCTGCTTGCAGGATTTGCCCAGCGATTGCTCCGCCGATTGCTGCCCTGGTTCAAGCGGCCGGTAGAGGGCGCCAGATCGCGCCTCTACCGGCAACGAATTCAGGCCCTGGAGACGATTTCAAAGCTCTATTTCCTTTATGATCTGGAACGCTATGCCTGGAGCACGCTGCAGCACTACAACCTCGCTGAACGCGTTGGAGATGCAGCCGAACTGAGCGTGGCTACTGCCGCCTATGGCTTGCTGCTGAATGGCCTTGGCCAGAGTTCGGCCGCATTGCACAGAATCGAGCGCTCGCTCCGACTGGCCGAACAAAGCAACGACCTGCACGCGCTCGCGCTAACGCATTCTCTGGCGGGCGCTCGTTGCCTTTTTGACAGCGATCCAGAGCCGGGCTTACAACATTTTCGGCGCTCCATTGAACTCTACCAGCGAGCAGGCGGAGTATGGGAACATTTGACTGCGATTGGCAGCCTTGGGCAGATTCAATTCCTGCTGGCGCGTTTTGCTGAAGCGGCCGAAAGTTACAATCGCGCCGGCGACCTTGCGGATGCCGCAAATTCGCCGGTACACCGCGCCTGGCGCCATTGCAAAACTCCGTACTGCGAATACCTGCTGGGCAGGCGCAATGGCGCGTCCGCCTTTCAGGAACTGGAGATTGCCGCCGCCTTGAATCGCAACACAGGCGACATGATGAATCACTTAATCACACTCGGTCATATGGCCGGCGTTGCCGTCCGCGAAAAGTGGGCCGAGGACTGCGCGCAACTTGCGCGGCAGATCCTGGAAACGAACGAGCTCTACCGCGTGGAACTGCCGTGGGTCAAGGTTGCACTATGCGACGCTGTTGATGCTGCCGTCTTTGCGATGCTTGCGCTGCCGGCTCAGGCTGATCAAATGTTGCGCCTGGCCCGGCGCGCCAGCAAGCTGTCAATGAAACTGGCAAAGAAGTACGCCTATCTGCGCGGGCCAGCGCTGCGCAGCCGCGCCGCTTTGCTACAGGCGCTTGGCAAGCCGCAGGCAGCCGAACAAATCTATCGCCAGGCGCTGGCCAGCCTGGAAAGCAGCGCCTTTCCTTATGAGCTTGCTCTTACGCTTGCCGAAGCCGGCGACTTCTTTGAGGATGCAGCGCTGCAAACGCGGGCCCAGGACCTGCTCGCTCAGCTGGGACTTCGCGGCGAAAACGAACGCTGGGAGCGGCGCCGCCACGCTCCTGCCGCCTGA
- a CDS encoding insulinase family protein: MALLAPMLAERIVPELFEVNGVRVLHLENSSFLTNVQILTGVGSSIEKASEFGLAHILEHMFFKGSRKRPGGSAISRAANDIGGKLNAYTTYDHTAYYITVLNDSFELGLDILADMYQHPLFPEEEFRRELNPILSELREQEDNPDSFLAERSLQGFFGRTYHPVIGTARTIQAATVEMMHGFRSRFYGRENTMIVVVGGVDRERVRRAIAEHYADEGAVEQPRVADCSCTAGELNLSKPGIQEAYYELLFPALPSSHPDRYKQDVMNYILGGNESALLFERIRDELGLSCYGVYSWTMRNPPFHCLGISCGIAPDEMPVLHREVLAQIDRICSSRVGLDRLERARASLRTSIASRAETSAGMAGMISLPALRGESYNAVEKALQEIEAIGLDDILEQAQKTFSGARFHGALLPE, from the coding sequence ATGGCCCTTCTTGCCCCTATGCTGGCCGAGCGAATCGTCCCCGAGCTATTCGAAGTAAACGGCGTGCGTGTTTTGCACCTGGAGAATAGCAGCTTCCTGACCAATGTGCAGATCCTTACAGGCGTGGGCTCTTCGATCGAAAAAGCGTCGGAATTTGGCCTGGCGCATATCCTCGAGCACATGTTCTTCAAGGGTTCGCGTAAGCGGCCGGGAGGCAGCGCGATCTCGCGCGCTGCCAACGACATTGGCGGCAAGCTCAACGCCTACACCACCTACGATCATACGGCCTATTACATTACAGTTCTCAATGATTCCTTTGAGTTGGGCCTCGACATTCTGGCCGACATGTACCAGCATCCGCTTTTTCCCGAAGAGGAATTCCGTCGCGAACTCAATCCGATCTTGAGCGAGCTGCGCGAGCAGGAAGACAATCCGGACAGTTTTCTGGCGGAGCGATCGCTGCAGGGATTTTTTGGCCGCACCTATCACCCGGTGATTGGCACAGCCAGGACCATTCAGGCGGCGACGGTAGAGATGATGCACGGCTTCCGCTCCCGCTTTTACGGACGCGAGAATACGATGATCGTTGTCGTGGGCGGCGTGGACCGCGAACGCGTGCGCCGGGCGATCGCCGAGCACTATGCCGATGAGGGCGCCGTCGAGCAGCCGCGCGTTGCTGATTGCAGCTGCACGGCCGGCGAACTGAACTTGAGCAAGCCTGGCATTCAGGAGGCTTACTACGAGCTGCTCTTTCCGGCGCTGCCCAGCTCGCATCCCGATCGCTACAAGCAGGATGTAATGAACTACATACTGGGCGGAAACGAATCAGCGCTGCTCTTTGAACGCATTCGCGATGAGCTGGGCCTTTCCTGCTACGGCGTCTACTCCTGGACCATGCGCAACCCGCCCTTTCATTGCCTGGGGATCAGCTGCGGCATCGCCCCCGATGAAATGCCTGTTCTGCATCGCGAGGTGCTGGCGCAAATTGATCGCATCTGTTCATCGCGCGTTGGCCTGGATCGACTGGAACGGGCGCGCGCTTCGTTGCGCACCTCGATCGCCTCGCGCGCAGAGACCAGCGCCGGCATGGCCGGAATGATCAGTCTGCCTGCGCTGCGCGGCGAGAGCTACAACGCTGTGGAGAAGGCGCTGCAGGAGATCGAAGCCATCGGCCTGGATGATATTCTAGAACAGGCGCAGAAGACCTTTTCTGGCGCGCGCTTCCACGGCGCCCTCTTGCCGGAGTGA
- the hemF gene encoding oxygen-dependent coproporphyrinogen oxidase — MEARQIFEEAVAGFRESQDAITASLEALEQDLASADAGLPALSFQEELWQSGEEGLSLGGGGRTRVLEGGRIFERAGVNFSNVEGQFNEELQNSLPGQERAFRASGLSLVLHPRNPHVPTVHANFRIILRGSLQSPEKLWFGGGADLTPSILYEEDARHFHELWQELCDRHSVANYAQFKKQCDEYFWLTHRREARGVGGIFFDYLQGDLEAALRFVLDGASCFLASYVPIVERRSAIASTPAQRTFQLWRRGRYAEFNLLHDRGTQFGLRTGGRIESILMSMPPLAAWQYDRKANSAEEQRLLNVLRFPRDWLESTSADSAPAD, encoded by the coding sequence CTGGAAGCGCGGCAAATCTTTGAGGAGGCGGTCGCCGGATTCCGCGAAAGCCAGGACGCTATCACTGCCAGCCTCGAAGCGCTGGAACAGGATCTGGCCAGCGCCGATGCCGGGCTGCCTGCGCTTTCCTTTCAAGAGGAACTCTGGCAAAGCGGCGAGGAGGGGCTCAGCCTGGGCGGCGGCGGTCGCACGCGTGTTCTGGAAGGCGGGCGCATCTTTGAACGAGCCGGGGTGAACTTCTCGAACGTAGAAGGCCAGTTCAACGAGGAGCTGCAAAATTCTTTGCCGGGACAGGAGCGCGCCTTTCGGGCCAGCGGCCTCTCGCTGGTGCTGCATCCCAGAAATCCGCATGTGCCAACGGTGCATGCGAACTTCCGAATTATCCTGCGCGGATCGCTGCAATCGCCGGAGAAGCTATGGTTTGGCGGCGGCGCCGACCTGACGCCCTCAATCCTCTATGAGGAAGATGCACGCCACTTTCACGAATTGTGGCAGGAACTCTGTGATCGGCATTCAGTCGCAAACTATGCGCAGTTCAAAAAACAATGCGACGAGTATTTCTGGCTAACGCATCGCCGCGAAGCGCGCGGCGTCGGCGGAATTTTTTTTGATTATCTGCAGGGAGACCTGGAAGCCGCATTGCGCTTTGTGCTGGATGGCGCCAGCTGCTTTTTGGCCTCCTACGTCCCCATCGTTGAACGACGTTCGGCGATTGCTTCTACGCCGGCCCAGCGCACATTTCAACTCTGGCGTCGGGGGCGGTACGCGGAATTCAACCTGCTCCACGACCGCGGTACGCAATTTGGTCTGCGCACCGGCGGACGCATTGAGTCGATCCTGATGAGCATGCCGCCGCTGGCCGCCTGGCAGTACGACCGCAAAGCAAATTCCGCTGAAGAGCAGCGACTGCTGAATGTATTGCGTTTTCCCAGGGACTGGCTGGAATCGACTTCTGCCGACTCCGCGCCGGCCGATTGA
- a CDS encoding SpoIIE family protein phosphatase: MSVENQNSDLEMEEELFRLRALVDSFALLNASLDLDVVLKNTLRRACELMRAEVGSIALINEERTDLIFLESTDPQWDKLKQISVPIGQGIAGSVAKTGKTVRVDDVHNDPRFYEQIDRKLGHKTQTYICTPLIVESIIIGTAQLMNRMDGQAFTEGDEELLEGFAHQAALAIQNAHLHQVKLRQKSIDAEMSLCSEIQNKLFPAAMPSFAGYEVLGGSKPAREVGGDYYGFRPARSGALDCIIADVSGKGISAAMLVSEFHTGYQLLNEVEPTLTGLANRLNKHLLESLVTGRFITCFVARIQPQSGEVEYLLAGHTPPVILRHDGGMEELERTGPVLGLTAFEFSTGRCQLGPGDLLASYSDGYSDVHNGGGELYGEDRINALLRQWRDLPLPDVIPRLDATLDVFREEQAFPDDRTLLLIRRKP; encoded by the coding sequence TTGAGCGTCGAGAATCAAAATTCCGATCTGGAAATGGAGGAGGAACTCTTTCGCCTGCGGGCGCTGGTGGACTCTTTCGCGCTGCTGAACGCCTCGCTGGACCTTGATGTCGTTCTGAAAAATACGCTGCGGCGCGCCTGCGAACTGATGCGCGCAGAGGTTGGTTCCATTGCGCTGATCAATGAAGAGCGTACTGATCTAATTTTTCTGGAGTCCACCGACCCCCAGTGGGATAAGCTCAAGCAGATCTCGGTGCCCATCGGCCAGGGGATTGCTGGCAGCGTAGCCAAGACCGGCAAGACGGTGCGCGTCGATGACGTACACAATGATCCGCGCTTCTACGAACAGATCGATCGCAAGCTTGGACACAAGACGCAGACCTACATTTGCACGCCCTTGATTGTGGAGAGCATCATCATTGGCACGGCCCAGTTGATGAATCGAATGGACGGCCAGGCCTTTACAGAAGGCGACGAGGAACTGCTGGAAGGATTTGCTCATCAGGCGGCGCTGGCAATCCAGAATGCTCATCTGCACCAGGTTAAATTGCGTCAGAAGTCGATCGATGCCGAGATGAGTCTCTGCTCCGAAATTCAGAACAAGCTATTCCCGGCTGCCATGCCAAGTTTTGCCGGCTACGAGGTGCTGGGCGGTTCGAAACCGGCGCGCGAAGTGGGCGGCGACTATTACGGCTTCCGGCCAGCGCGCAGCGGCGCACTGGACTGCATCATTGCTGACGTGTCCGGCAAAGGAATCTCGGCGGCAATGCTGGTCTCCGAGTTCCATACCGGATACCAGTTGCTAAATGAGGTCGAGCCTACCCTGACCGGTTTAGCCAATCGGCTGAACAAGCACCTGCTGGAATCTCTGGTGACAGGCCGCTTCATTACTTGCTTTGTTGCGCGAATTCAACCGCAATCTGGCGAGGTGGAGTACCTGCTGGCCGGTCATACTCCGCCAGTCATCCTGCGCCATGATGGCGGCATGGAAGAGCTAGAACGCACCGGTCCCGTGTTGGGGTTGACTGCATTCGAATTCAGCACTGGCCGCTGTCAGCTTGGACCGGGAGACCTGCTTGCTTCTTATTCCGACGGTTATTCAGATGTACACAATGGCGGCGGCGAACTCTATGGAGAAGATCGCATCAACGCTCTCCTGCGCCAGTGGCGAGACCTTCCGCTTCCGGATGTCATTCCCCGATTGGATGCAACTCTGGATGTCTTTCGCGAAGAACAAGCCTTCCCCGACGATCGAACACTGTTGCTGATTCGTCGGAAGCCATGA
- a CDS encoding DUF423 domain-containing protein, whose protein sequence is MSPISVEIPRPARLILLLAAILGGLSVALGAFGAHGLRQMVGPREQEIFETAVRYQFYHCFALALVGVLGILAPPRARWWRLAAIAFVAGLFLFCGALYAIVFGAPRWFGAVAPLGGLSFIVGWMLLAIGLGSKSASTLQR, encoded by the coding sequence ATGAGTCCTATTTCAGTCGAGATTCCGCGCCCGGCGCGTCTGATTCTGCTCCTGGCTGCCATCCTTGGCGGCCTCAGCGTCGCTCTTGGGGCCTTCGGCGCACACGGCCTGCGCCAGATGGTCGGTCCGCGGGAGCAGGAGATCTTCGAGACCGCTGTTCGTTATCAATTCTATCATTGCTTTGCTCTGGCGCTGGTCGGCGTGCTTGGTATTCTGGCGCCGCCGCGCGCTCGCTGGTGGCGACTGGCGGCGATCGCTTTTGTTGCGGGCCTTTTTTTATTCTGTGGCGCCCTCTATGCCATCGTCTTCGGGGCGCCGCGCTGGTTTGGCGCCGTGGCGCCGCTGGGCGGATTGTCGTTCATAGTCGGTTGGATGCTGCTTGCTATCGGCCTCGGGTCGAAGTCAGCTTCGACCTTGCAGCGCTGA
- a CDS encoding metallophosphoesterase has product MAFWHKKQITRRTIFVGDVHGCLAELQRLIRKLRLGAEDRVIMLGDLINRGPDSAGCVEFVARRGFECLMGNHDLEYLQRYLSSERYGRLRDQLGPQLHQWLEQRPFFLESAEFLAVHAGLWPRRRPERTPPRVLVNIRTWDGRGRDLSNPANPPWYEFYSGEKPVFYGHWARKGLNIRERSLGLDSGCVYGRALSACVLESREIIQMPATRVYYTPPSLRGPGGTVS; this is encoded by the coding sequence ATGGCCTTCTGGCACAAGAAGCAGATTACCCGCCGAACCATATTTGTGGGCGATGTCCACGGCTGCCTGGCCGAGCTGCAGCGCTTGATTCGCAAGCTGCGTCTGGGCGCCGAGGATCGTGTGATCATGCTGGGCGATCTGATCAATCGCGGTCCGGACAGCGCCGGCTGCGTAGAATTTGTGGCGCGGCGCGGATTTGAGTGTTTGATGGGCAACCACGACCTTGAATACCTGCAACGCTACTTGAGCAGCGAGCGCTACGGCCGACTGCGCGATCAACTGGGACCGCAACTGCACCAATGGCTGGAACAAAGACCTTTCTTTTTGGAGTCCGCCGAATTTCTCGCTGTTCATGCCGGATTATGGCCGCGCCGGCGGCCTGAGCGTACGCCGCCTCGAGTGCTGGTAAATATCCGCACCTGGGATGGCCGCGGGCGCGATCTTTCCAATCCGGCAAATCCGCCATGGTACGAATTCTATAGCGGCGAAAAACCGGTATTCTACGGGCACTGGGCGCGCAAGGGCTTGAATATCCGTGAGCGTAGCCTGGGATTGGATTCGGGCTGCGTTTACGGCAGAGCGCTCAGCGCCTGCGTGCTGGAATCGCGAGAAATCATACAAATGCCTGCGACGCGCGTTTACTATACGCCGCCGTCGTTGCGCGGACCGGGGGGAACAGTAAGTTGA